One genomic segment of Rhinopithecus roxellana isolate Shanxi Qingling chromosome 6, ASM756505v1, whole genome shotgun sequence includes these proteins:
- the ZNF394 gene encoding zinc finger protein 394 isoform X2, whose protein sequence is MNSSLTAQSRGSDAELGPWVMAARSKDATPSQRDGLLPVKVEEDSPGSWEPGYPGAWPDPETSRLHFRQLRYQEVAGPEEALSRLRELCRRWLRPELLSKEQILELLVLEQFLTILPEELQAWVREHCPESGEEAVAVVRALQRALDGTSPQGMATFEDMAVSLTWEEWERLDPARRDFRRESAQKDSGSTVLPSDTVYGP, encoded by the exons ATGAATTCCAGCTTGACCGCCCAGAGTCGCGGCAGTGACGCCGAGTTGGGACCCTGGGTGATGGCTGCGAGGTCCAAGGACGCGACGCCGTCCCAACGCGACGGACTTTTGCCCGTGAAAGTGGAGGAAGACTCACCCGGAAGTTGGGAGCCCGGCTATCCCGGGGCTTGGCCAGACCCCGAAACTTCTCGACTGCATTTTAGGCAGCTGCGTTATCAGGAGGTGGCTGGACCGGAAGAGGCGCTGAGCCGACTCCGAGAACTCTGTCGTCGGTGGCTGAGGCCTGAGCTGCTCTCCAAGGAGCAGATCCTGGAGCTGCTGGTGCTGGAGCAGTTCCTCACCATCCTGCCCGAGGAGCTCCAAGCCTGGGTGCGAGAGCACTGCCCGGAGAGCGGGGAGGAGGCAGTGGCCGTGGTGCGGGCTCTGCAGCGAGCGCTCGATGGAACCTCACCTCAG GGGATGGCGACTTTCGAGGACATGGCTGTGTCTCTAACCTGGGAGGAGTGGGAGCGCCTGGACCCAGCACGGAGGGACTTCCGCAGAGAGAGTGCACAGAAGGATTCCGGGAGCACAGTTCTGCCTA
- the ZNF394 gene encoding zinc finger protein 394 isoform X3 translates to MNSSLTAQSRGSDAELGPWVMAARSKDATPSQRDGLLPVKVEEDSPGSWEPGYPGAWPDPETSRLHFRQLRYQEVAGPEEALSRLRELCRRWLRPELLSKEQILELLVLEQFLTILPEELQAWVREHCPESGEEAVAVVRALQRALDGTSPQVWKAELRTKS, encoded by the exons ATGAATTCCAGCTTGACCGCCCAGAGTCGCGGCAGTGACGCCGAGTTGGGACCCTGGGTGATGGCTGCGAGGTCCAAGGACGCGACGCCGTCCCAACGCGACGGACTTTTGCCCGTGAAAGTGGAGGAAGACTCACCCGGAAGTTGGGAGCCCGGCTATCCCGGGGCTTGGCCAGACCCCGAAACTTCTCGACTGCATTTTAGGCAGCTGCGTTATCAGGAGGTGGCTGGACCGGAAGAGGCGCTGAGCCGACTCCGAGAACTCTGTCGTCGGTGGCTGAGGCCTGAGCTGCTCTCCAAGGAGCAGATCCTGGAGCTGCTGGTGCTGGAGCAGTTCCTCACCATCCTGCCCGAGGAGCTCCAAGCCTGGGTGCGAGAGCACTGCCCGGAGAGCGGGGAGGAGGCAGTGGCCGTGGTGCGGGCTCTGCAGCGAGCGCTCGATGGAACCTCACCTCAG GTTTGGAAAGCAGAGCTGAGAACAAAGAGTTGA
- the ZNF394 gene encoding zinc finger protein 394 isoform X1, translating into MNSSLTAQSRGSDAELGPWVMAARSKDATPSQRDGLLPVKVEEDSPGSWEPGYPGAWPDPETSRLHFRQLRYQEVAGPEEALSRLRELCRRWLRPELLSKEQILELLVLEQFLTILPEELQAWVREHCPESGEEAVAVVRALQRALDGTSPQGMATFEDMAVSLTWEEWERLDPARRDFRRESAQKDSGSTVLPSLESRAENKELIPMQEILEAEPQGRLQEVFQGKRPLLSKCGSTHEDNVEKQSRNPFPLKLENSPEAQGRNSISDVNKNGSIEGEESKNNDLHNSARCSNLVLCQHIPKAERPTDSEEHGNKCKQSFHMVTWHMLKPHKSDSGDSFHHSNLFETQRQLREERPYKCGNCGKSFKQRSDLFRHQRIHTGEKPYGCQECGKSFSQSAALTKHQRTHTGEKPYTCLKCGERFRQNSHLNRHQSTHSKDKHFKCEECGETCHISNLFRHQRLHKGERPYKCEECEKSFKQRSDLFKHQRIHTGEKPYGCSVCGKRFNQSATLIKHQRIHTGEKPYKCLECGERFRQSTHLIRHQRIHQNKVLSAGRGGSRL; encoded by the exons ATGAATTCCAGCTTGACCGCCCAGAGTCGCGGCAGTGACGCCGAGTTGGGACCCTGGGTGATGGCTGCGAGGTCCAAGGACGCGACGCCGTCCCAACGCGACGGACTTTTGCCCGTGAAAGTGGAGGAAGACTCACCCGGAAGTTGGGAGCCCGGCTATCCCGGGGCTTGGCCAGACCCCGAAACTTCTCGACTGCATTTTAGGCAGCTGCGTTATCAGGAGGTGGCTGGACCGGAAGAGGCGCTGAGCCGACTCCGAGAACTCTGTCGTCGGTGGCTGAGGCCTGAGCTGCTCTCCAAGGAGCAGATCCTGGAGCTGCTGGTGCTGGAGCAGTTCCTCACCATCCTGCCCGAGGAGCTCCAAGCCTGGGTGCGAGAGCACTGCCCGGAGAGCGGGGAGGAGGCAGTGGCCGTGGTGCGGGCTCTGCAGCGAGCGCTCGATGGAACCTCACCTCAG GGGATGGCGACTTTCGAGGACATGGCTGTGTCTCTAACCTGGGAGGAGTGGGAGCGCCTGGACCCAGCACGGAGGGACTTCCGCAGAGAGAGTGCACAGAAGGATTCCGGGAGCACAGTTCTGCCTA GTTTGGAAAGCAGAGCTGAGAACAAAGAGTTGATTCCAATGCAAGAAATTTTAGAAGCGGAGCCACAGGGGCGACTACAAGAAGTGTTCCAGGGGAAGCGCCCCCTGTTGTCTAAGTGTGGCAGTACCCATGAGGACAACGTGGAAAAGCAGTCCAGAAACCCCTTCCCCCTGAAACTTGAAAATTCTCCTGAAGCACAAGGACGCAACAGCATCTCAGATGTCAACAAGAATGGTTCCATAGAAGGGGAAGAGTCTAAAAATAATGACCTGCACAACAGTGCCAGATGCTCCAACCTTGTTCTGTGTCAGCACATCCCAAAAGCAGAGAGGCCCACAGACAGTGAGGAACACGGGAACAAGTGCAAGCAGAGTTTCCACATGGTGACGTGGCACATGCTGAAACCTCACAAGTCTGACAGTGGAGACAGTTTCCATCATTCCAACCTCTTTGAGACCCAGAGGCAGCTCCGTGAAGAAAGACCTTATAAATGTGGTAACTGTGGGAAGAGTTTCAAACAACGCTCTGACCTCTTTAGACACCAGAGAATCCACACAGGTGAGAAACCCTATGGCTGCCAAGAATGTGGGAAAAGCTTCAGCCAGAGCGCTGCCCTGACCAAGCACCAGAGGACACACACTGGTGAGAAGCCATACACTTGTCTGAAATGTGGGGAGCGCTTCAGGCAGAATTCACACTTAAATCGTCATCAAAGTACCCACAGTaaagacaaacattttaaatgtgagGAATGCGGGGAAACCTGTCATATTTCCAACCTTTTTAGACATCAGAGACTACATAAAGGGGAGAGACCCTATAAGTGTGAAGAATGCGAGAAAAGCTTCAAACAGCGCTCCGACCTCTTTAAACACCAGAGAATCCACACTGGGGAGAAGCCCTATGGATGTTCTGTCTGTGGGAAACGCTTCAATCAGAGTGCAACCCTCATTAAACaccagagaattcacactggagaaaagccTTACAAATGTCTCGAATGTGGGGAAAGATTTAGACAAAGTACACACCTTATCCGACACCAAAGAATTCATCAAAATAAAGTGctatcggctgggcgtggtggctcacgcctgtaa